Proteins from a genomic interval of Streptomyces sp. NBC_00820:
- a CDS encoding substrate-binding domain-containing protein, giving the protein MGRLRFPVRASVVTMAGMALLVTGCTSTKSGGADKGDQAGGEITVGLVTKTNSNPYFVKLRDSAKAEAGKRGARLIALAGKFDGDNEGQVDAINNLVAQHVKGILITPSNSSGILGAIKAARAKGIVVIALDTATDPADAVDATIATDNKAAGVAQGSYVKAALGHRKPDVVLLDGTPGSTVDELRHAGFLQGMGLSKGSPEIKGTAVTNGDQTKAQTAMENLYQRDRNVNAVYTLNEPAAAGASEALGGKKDVVIGSIDGSCSGVRNVRDGKFAATVMQFPRKMAELGVDAVVDYAKSGKKPSGFNDTGSQLITDKPLAGLASKDTAWGLKNCWG; this is encoded by the coding sequence GTGGGACGTCTGCGTTTCCCTGTCAGGGCCTCCGTCGTCACCATGGCGGGCATGGCCCTGCTGGTGACCGGGTGCACGTCGACCAAGAGTGGCGGAGCGGACAAGGGCGACCAGGCAGGCGGCGAGATCACCGTCGGGCTGGTCACCAAGACGAACAGCAACCCGTACTTCGTCAAACTGCGCGACTCGGCGAAGGCCGAGGCAGGCAAGCGGGGTGCCCGGCTGATAGCCCTCGCGGGCAAGTTCGACGGCGACAACGAGGGGCAGGTCGACGCGATCAACAACCTGGTCGCGCAGCACGTCAAGGGCATCCTGATCACCCCGAGCAACTCCAGCGGCATCCTCGGCGCCATCAAGGCGGCCCGCGCCAAGGGCATCGTGGTGATCGCCCTGGACACCGCGACGGACCCGGCCGACGCCGTGGACGCGACGATCGCCACCGACAACAAGGCGGCCGGCGTCGCGCAGGGCTCGTACGTCAAGGCCGCGCTCGGGCACCGGAAGCCCGATGTCGTCCTGCTGGACGGCACGCCCGGCTCGACCGTCGACGAGCTGCGGCACGCCGGATTCCTGCAGGGGATGGGGCTCAGCAAGGGTTCCCCGGAGATCAAGGGCACCGCCGTCACCAACGGCGACCAGACCAAGGCCCAGACCGCGATGGAGAACCTCTACCAGCGCGACCGGAACGTGAACGCCGTCTACACGCTCAACGAGCCGGCCGCCGCCGGTGCCTCCGAGGCCCTGGGCGGCAAGAAGGACGTGGTCATCGGCTCGATCGACGGTTCCTGCTCGGGCGTACGCAACGTGCGTGACGGGAAGTTCGCCGCGACGGTCATGCAGTTCCCGCGGAAGATGGCCGAGTTGGGCGTGGACGCCGTGGTCGACTACGCCAAGAGCGGGAAGAAGCCCTCGGGCTTCAACGACACCGGCTCCCAGCTGATCACCGACAAGCCGCTGGCGGGACTCGCGTCCAAGGACACCGCCTGGGGCCTGAAGAACTGCTGGGGCTGA